One segment of Patulibacter sp. SYSU D01012 DNA contains the following:
- a CDS encoding collagen-binding domain-containing protein, with translation MPSALRRVLRLPALVVVALLVAIGAVTATTWSARPTNAAAAAACTPSPLGAATGWTEFVRGDGRRGSSESEGAVAYGGDLDAQWMTIAMGEGSRGIPGTQPTLVVGGAGGSFNVNRGSAYVRDLRGGLNLNGGAGAKRLASSPLDVAAAFPDLVARSAAWARMPATGTTTIRLVDGFKRFLDLTGTDPGTNVFTVTPDQLVRLEGIHLRTPEGSTALITVVGAGAVPIDGEVDYLTSGGGVVQASDGTHERNVRTLWNLPDATSVTLRIRGAFGGTIVAPNADVTVTDNVGHNLGQVVAKSFASQRETHLNLFAGCLPAGAGDGGAGTTTTVAPTTTTTPTTTVPPTTTTAPTTTVPPTTTTAPTTTVPPTTTTAPTTTVPPATTTTPTTPTVPTTPADPPAASLRVTKTVDAPLAVPGTSVAFTVTARNAGSAPAEDVVVSDLVPVGLTDVRGEGCTVDGQVVRCVAGTLAPGAARTFVVRGTAGLLTGAAEREDQIVPFDAQTDWTLDPGEQRTATLSCGSSALLADGSVRIVDVDHSGAPDRSVVHVLRERIDNGTYEATIVNRSSTAAPAAPRAACTPPACRCGPRPAATSSPATPSRRRPSSTRARSPTTSPSTAARAACPSAPASTCRPAARASSRPSPTAPRAA, from the coding sequence ATGCCCTCCGCCCTCCGCCGCGTCCTGCGGCTCCCAGCCCTCGTCGTCGTCGCGCTGCTCGTGGCGATCGGCGCGGTGACCGCGACGACGTGGTCGGCGCGGCCCACGAACGCCGCGGCCGCCGCCGCGTGCACCCCCAGCCCGCTCGGGGCCGCCACCGGCTGGACCGAGTTCGTCCGCGGCGACGGGCGCCGCGGCTCCTCCGAGTCCGAGGGCGCCGTCGCGTACGGCGGCGACCTGGACGCGCAGTGGATGACGATCGCGATGGGGGAGGGATCCCGGGGCATCCCGGGCACCCAGCCGACGCTCGTCGTCGGCGGCGCCGGCGGGTCGTTCAACGTCAACCGCGGCAGCGCCTACGTGCGCGACCTGCGCGGCGGCCTGAACCTGAACGGCGGCGCGGGCGCCAAGCGCCTGGCCAGCTCGCCGCTCGACGTCGCAGCTGCCTTCCCCGACCTGGTCGCGCGCTCCGCCGCCTGGGCCCGGATGCCTGCGACCGGCACGACGACGATCCGCCTGGTCGACGGCTTCAAGCGCTTCCTCGACCTGACGGGCACCGATCCGGGAACGAACGTCTTCACCGTCACCCCGGACCAGCTCGTGCGCCTCGAGGGCATCCACCTGCGCACCCCCGAGGGCAGCACGGCGCTCATCACCGTCGTCGGCGCCGGCGCCGTGCCGATCGACGGCGAGGTCGACTACCTGACGAGCGGCGGCGGCGTGGTGCAGGCCTCGGACGGCACGCACGAGCGGAACGTCCGCACGCTCTGGAACCTCCCGGACGCCACGTCCGTCACCCTGCGGATCCGCGGCGCCTTCGGCGGCACGATCGTGGCCCCGAACGCCGACGTCACCGTCACCGACAACGTCGGCCACAACCTGGGCCAGGTCGTCGCGAAGAGCTTCGCCTCGCAGCGCGAGACGCACCTGAACCTGTTCGCCGGCTGCCTGCCCGCGGGCGCGGGCGACGGCGGCGCGGGCACGACCACGACGGTCGCGCCGACCACCACGACGACGCCGACGACCACGGTCCCGCCGACCACCACGACGGCGCCGACGACGACGGTCCCGCCGACCACCACGACCGCGCCGACGACCACGGTCCCGCCGACCACCACGACCGCGCCGACGACCACGGTGCCGCCGGCTACCACGACGACGCCGACCACCCCCACGGTCCCGACCACCCCGGCCGACCCGCCGGCGGCGTCCCTGCGCGTGACCAAGACGGTCGACGCCCCGCTCGCCGTTCCCGGCACGAGCGTCGCGTTCACGGTGACCGCGCGCAACGCCGGCTCGGCGCCCGCCGAGGACGTCGTCGTCTCCGATCTGGTGCCGGTCGGCCTCACGGACGTGCGCGGGGAGGGCTGCACCGTCGACGGGCAGGTCGTCCGCTGCGTCGCGGGCACGCTGGCGCCGGGCGCGGCGCGCACCTTCGTGGTCCGCGGCACCGCCGGCCTGCTGACCGGCGCCGCCGAGCGCGAGGACCAGATCGTCCCCTTCGACGCCCAGACGGACTGGACGCTCGACCCCGGCGAGCAGCGCACCGCGACGCTCAGCTGCGGATCGTCGGCGCTCCTCGCCGACGGGTCCGTCCGCATCGTCGACGTCGACCACAGCGGCGCGCCCGACCGCAGCGTCGTGCACGTCCTGCGCGAGCGCATCGACAACGGCACGTACGAGGCGACGATCGTCAACCGATCGTCAACCGCGGCGCCGGCCGCGCCCAGGGCCGCCTGCACGCCGCCTGCCTGCCGCTGCGGACCACGACCGGCCGCGACGTCCTCGCCGGCGACCCCGTCACGAAGACGGCCGTCCTCGACGCGCGCCCGCAGCCCTACGACGTCGCCTTCGACTGCGGCACGGGCCGCGTGCCCGTCGGCGCCAGCGTCGACGTGCCGCCCGGCCGCGCGCGCATCGTCTCGTCCGTCCCCGACGGCACCACGCGCCGCGTGA
- a CDS encoding esterase-like activity of phytase family protein, giving the protein MPRTRSRRAALAAGLLAPCVLAVLPAAAPAAVPHVVAGGPAAWLGAQPLLGGDAFAPAIVEGGFSAFAAIDDDEYWTISDRGPNGQPTVTTSAPGATPVTTEKRRTFLTPGFTPTIYRVRVEDDGTLRVLRRIPIRLPAGAVDPAQAWLAAHADPAKGIVAGPRGQITGLPQIVTKAQGQASGLPADAGKYDRKNARDEVPYAADGTTALPSDPYGLDSETIAVDPRDGSFWIGDEYRPTLAHVAADGTYLSRIVPAGVAVAADADDPAKFPAADDAVVRTNRVLPRAFAYRKQNRGMEGATLSKDGRTLFGLMQSSLETPAGKGDERTLRLVRFDVTTPDAPVLTGEFAYRLDPFVAKDGITKQGDVSNSDITALDDTHLLVDEHDNVTSVPGAGVKRIYAIDLAGATNLAGDATENGEAPTLEGANAAGVTPVTKTLVVDLTTLGYDHDKPEGIGVLPNGDLAIQNDNDFGFDQGDDPAVGAPAGSPFKVAASGKSTDLWRVSFAPVFTAAPRITGEAVVGGTLTCTDGTATGADEVVRQWLRGGRPFEGATGITHAVTAADVGRPLSCRVTAIGLAPGGLRGRTDADSDVVVPVPAAVAGPAGPHGTKGDAGARGPQGAKGPRGPQGARGARGRAGRVAVSCRVRSGGRRVRCVVRGAAGARVRLTTAGGRTLARGTVSRTGRVALRPSRAVTAGRYALVLRGARVPLRAR; this is encoded by the coding sequence ATGCCCCGAACCCGCTCACGCCGCGCCGCCCTGGCGGCCGGCCTGCTCGCCCCGTGCGTCCTCGCCGTCCTGCCCGCCGCCGCGCCGGCGGCCGTCCCGCACGTCGTCGCCGGCGGGCCCGCCGCCTGGCTCGGCGCCCAGCCGCTGCTCGGCGGGGACGCCTTCGCGCCGGCGATCGTGGAGGGCGGCTTCTCGGCCTTCGCGGCGATCGACGACGACGAGTACTGGACGATCTCGGACCGCGGCCCCAACGGCCAGCCGACCGTCACGACCAGCGCGCCGGGCGCCACGCCGGTCACGACCGAGAAGCGCCGCACGTTCCTGACGCCCGGGTTCACGCCGACGATCTACCGCGTGCGGGTCGAGGACGACGGCACGCTGCGCGTCCTGCGCCGCATCCCCATCCGCCTGCCCGCCGGCGCGGTCGACCCGGCGCAGGCGTGGCTCGCGGCGCACGCCGACCCGGCCAAGGGCATCGTCGCCGGGCCGCGGGGCCAGATCACGGGCCTGCCGCAGATCGTCACGAAGGCGCAGGGCCAGGCGAGCGGCCTGCCCGCCGACGCCGGCAAGTACGACCGCAAGAACGCCCGCGACGAGGTGCCCTACGCCGCCGACGGCACCACCGCGCTGCCGTCCGATCCGTACGGCCTGGACTCCGAGACGATCGCCGTCGACCCGCGGGACGGCTCGTTCTGGATCGGCGACGAGTACCGCCCGACCCTGGCGCACGTCGCCGCGGACGGCACGTACCTGAGCCGCATCGTCCCGGCGGGCGTGGCCGTCGCCGCCGACGCGGACGACCCGGCGAAGTTCCCCGCCGCCGACGACGCGGTCGTCCGCACCAACCGCGTGCTGCCGCGCGCGTTCGCCTACCGCAAGCAGAACCGCGGCATGGAGGGCGCGACGCTGTCGAAGGACGGGCGGACGCTCTTCGGGCTGATGCAGTCGTCGCTCGAGACGCCCGCCGGCAAGGGCGACGAGCGCACGCTGCGCCTGGTGCGCTTCGACGTCACGACCCCCGACGCCCCGGTCCTGACCGGCGAGTTCGCCTACCGCCTGGATCCCTTTGTGGCGAAGGACGGCATCACGAAGCAGGGCGACGTCTCCAACTCGGACATCACCGCGCTGGACGACACGCACCTGCTCGTCGACGAGCACGACAACGTCACGTCGGTGCCCGGCGCGGGCGTCAAGCGGATCTACGCCATCGACCTGGCCGGGGCGACGAACCTGGCGGGGGACGCCACCGAGAACGGCGAGGCGCCGACGCTCGAGGGGGCGAACGCCGCGGGCGTCACGCCCGTGACCAAGACGCTCGTCGTCGACCTGACGACGCTCGGCTACGACCACGACAAGCCCGAGGGCATCGGCGTGCTGCCGAACGGCGATCTGGCGATCCAGAACGACAACGACTTCGGCTTTGACCAGGGCGACGACCCCGCCGTCGGCGCGCCCGCCGGCTCGCCGTTCAAGGTGGCGGCGAGCGGCAAGTCCACGGACCTGTGGCGCGTCTCGTTCGCGCCGGTCTTCACGGCGGCCCCGCGGATCACGGGCGAGGCCGTCGTGGGCGGCACCCTGACCTGCACGGACGGCACGGCGACCGGTGCCGACGAGGTCGTCCGCCAGTGGCTGCGCGGCGGCCGCCCGTTCGAGGGCGCGACGGGAATCACGCACGCCGTCACCGCCGCGGACGTCGGTCGACCGCTCTCGTGCCGGGTGACGGCGATCGGCCTCGCGCCTGGCGGGCTGCGGGGCCGGACGGACGCCGACAGCGACGTCGTCGTGCCCGTGCCGGCCGCGGTCGCCGGCCCGGCCGGGCCCCACGGGACGAAGGGCGACGCCGGCGCGCGCGGCCCGCAGGGCGCGAAGGGCCCCCGCGGCCCGCAGGGCGCTCGCGGCGCCCGCGGGCGGGCCGGCCGGGTGGCCGTGTCCTGCCGCGTGCGCTCGGGCGGTCGCCGGGTGCGCTGCGTCGTGCGCGGCGCCGCGGGGGCGCGGGTGCGCCTGACCACGGCCGGCGGCCGCACCCTGGCGCGCGGCACCGTCTCGCGCACCGGGCGCGTCGCGCTGCGCCCCTCGCGCGCGGTCACCGCGGGGCGCTACGCCCTCGTGCTGCGCGGCGCGCGGGTGCCGCTGCGCGCGCGGTAG
- a CDS encoding HAD family acid phosphatase, translating into MTPDRPSSAARSLLAAATAVVALTAAAPAPAAATAPAPAAATAPAPAGATAPAPAGAPAAPATASAAPRAAVPRATDWPPADLQAYVDSGRYLQDVVAATVPARDWLVARTDQIAADREACRAAGLPFPAPVAPAASRAAAPRVAGGGGAAAAPAWVGGTTLRLTRRGAVGRRLRAAGLRLSTRAPATTDARGALLPVRAAGWRGGAATVTHARTLRLRTGDRRATLGGLTVGVRGRAVALQARIGGRTVLLATGTARGAVADRGAGLVRVPATRVRLTAAGAAALRRALGLRALPAGPLGTVAVRATTAAGRGAAAAPGAPPATPAAPAAGPALPATPPTAASCAAVPSRPAIVLDIDETALSNYLGTFGDPEGGDLGYAAVSVFGQGTAMPPIFDLYREARRRGVAVIFITARPGIIRPSTEGNLRRVGYDAWDGLTFKNDLTSAKDVHKTAERRKVEAAGYRIILNVGDQQTDIDGGVAERAFKLPNPFY; encoded by the coding sequence ATGACGCCCGACCGCCCGTCCTCCGCCGCCCGCTCGCTGCTCGCCGCCGCGACCGCCGTGGTCGCGCTGACCGCCGCCGCGCCCGCGCCCGCCGCCGCCACCGCGCCCGCGCCCGCCGCCGCCACCGCGCCCGCGCCCGCCGGCGCCACCGCCCCCGCGCCCGCCGGCGCGCCGGCCGCGCCGGCGACGGCGTCCGCCGCGCCGCGCGCGGCGGTCCCGCGCGCGACCGACTGGCCCCCCGCCGACCTGCAGGCCTACGTCGACTCCGGCCGCTACCTGCAGGACGTCGTCGCCGCCACGGTCCCCGCCCGCGACTGGCTCGTCGCCCGGACCGACCAGATCGCCGCGGACCGCGAGGCCTGCCGCGCCGCCGGGCTGCCGTTCCCGGCGCCCGTCGCGCCGGCGGCCTCCCGCGCCGCCGCGCCGCGGGTCGCCGGCGGCGGCGGGGCGGCCGCCGCGCCCGCCTGGGTCGGGGGCACCACCCTGCGGCTGACGCGCCGCGGCGCGGTCGGGCGACGCCTGCGCGCCGCCGGCCTGCGGCTGTCCACGCGGGCCCCGGCGACGACCGACGCCCGCGGTGCGCTGCTCCCCGTCCGCGCGGCCGGCTGGCGCGGCGGCGCCGCCACCGTGACGCACGCCCGCACGCTGCGCCTGCGGACCGGCGACCGGCGCGCCACGCTCGGCGGCCTGACCGTCGGCGTCCGCGGCCGCGCCGTCGCGCTGCAGGCCCGGATCGGTGGCCGCACCGTGCTGCTGGCGACCGGCACGGCGCGCGGCGCGGTCGCCGACCGCGGCGCCGGCCTGGTCCGCGTCCCCGCCACGCGCGTGCGCCTGACCGCCGCGGGGGCCGCCGCGCTGCGGCGCGCGCTCGGCCTGCGGGCGCTGCCGGCGGGGCCGCTCGGCACGGTGGCGGTCCGTGCGACGACGGCGGCCGGCCGCGGCGCCGCGGCCGCCCCGGGCGCACCGCCCGCCACGCCCGCCGCCCCGGCCGCCGGCCCGGCGCTCCCCGCCACGCCGCCGACGGCCGCGTCCTGCGCCGCCGTGCCGTCCCGCCCGGCGATCGTGCTCGACATCGACGAGACCGCGCTGTCGAACTACCTGGGGACGTTCGGCGACCCCGAGGGCGGCGACCTGGGGTACGCCGCCGTCTCGGTCTTCGGGCAGGGGACCGCGATGCCGCCGATCTTCGACCTGTACCGCGAGGCGCGCCGCCGCGGCGTGGCCGTCATCTTCATCACCGCCCGCCCGGGAATCATCCGGCCGTCGACCGAGGGGAACCTGCGGCGCGTGGGCTACGACGCCTGGGACGGCCTGACGTTCAAGAACGACCTGACGAGCGCGAAGGACGTCCACAAGACCGCCGAGCGCCGCAAGGTCGAGGCCGCGGGCTACCGGATCATCCTCAACGTCGGCGACCAGCAGACGGACATCGACGGCGGCGTCGCCGAGCGCGCGTTCAAGCTGCCGAACCCCTTCTACTAG
- a CDS encoding alkaline phosphatase D family protein, which yields MRATRITRRTLVGGAGTVLAGAALTTPAHARLLTGARGIGPGEFLDGVASGEPAPDAVTFWGRVTTPRPRTAARLIVAEDEGLGRVVATTVVPTSSGVDHTLKARVGGLRPDTHYWYVWQSATGMSPVGRTKTAPDPASAKAIAIGFSSCQRLTHGFFNAHADAAARDDLDLYAFLGDYTYEYAAAKESGGAADELATNDLASYRAKLRFYRADPYLRELHRVHPTVHTWDDHEVEDNYTDGRNGHPFASQRAAGYRASFEWHPRLSVPGDRYRLYRNWRLGRHAELLMLDQRQYRRADQPEAFLGRAQMEWAKASLSGSGASWKLLGNPTMITMLGPNGPLGGTSFNTDQWDGYTAERDELLGHIGAGGLQDVVFLTGDIHIFFANHLPVDSRPGSGSPIVATEYVGGSVTSAGVPEWLEWLGNGAIKTINPQFQYVQGARHGWAVLRADANELRVDYRASDITRQGAPSETIASFVQARGANRLEQTAGTRGGDAKVTRAGEAGARSQVGDALTRRRDAEARIALSGRAQPRLVEQAARRRTHHDDRSPSRRRAA from the coding sequence ATGCGCGCGACACGGATCACCCGTCGGACCCTCGTCGGCGGCGCCGGCACCGTCCTGGCCGGCGCCGCCCTGACCACGCCGGCGCACGCCCGGCTGCTGACGGGCGCGCGCGGGATCGGACCGGGGGAGTTCCTCGACGGCGTCGCGTCGGGCGAGCCGGCGCCCGACGCGGTGACGTTCTGGGGCCGCGTCACGACGCCGCGCCCGCGCACCGCCGCGCGGCTGATCGTCGCCGAGGACGAGGGCCTGGGACGGGTCGTGGCGACGACCGTCGTGCCGACCTCGTCGGGGGTCGACCACACGCTGAAGGCGCGCGTCGGCGGCCTGCGGCCCGACACGCACTACTGGTACGTCTGGCAGTCGGCGACGGGGATGTCGCCCGTCGGCCGCACGAAGACGGCGCCCGATCCGGCGAGCGCGAAGGCGATCGCGATCGGCTTCTCGAGCTGCCAGCGCCTGACGCACGGCTTCTTCAACGCCCACGCGGACGCCGCGGCCCGCGACGACCTCGACCTGTACGCGTTCCTGGGCGACTACACGTACGAGTACGCGGCGGCCAAGGAGTCCGGCGGCGCGGCGGACGAGCTCGCGACGAACGACCTGGCCAGCTACCGGGCGAAGCTGCGCTTCTACCGCGCCGACCCCTACCTGCGCGAGCTGCACCGCGTCCACCCGACCGTGCACACGTGGGACGACCACGAGGTCGAGGACAACTACACGGACGGCAGGAACGGCCACCCGTTCGCGTCGCAGCGCGCCGCGGGCTACCGCGCCAGCTTCGAGTGGCACCCACGGCTGTCGGTCCCCGGCGACCGCTACCGCCTGTACCGGAACTGGCGCCTGGGCCGGCACGCCGAGCTGCTCATGCTCGACCAGCGCCAGTACCGCCGCGCCGACCAGCCCGAGGCGTTCCTGGGCCGCGCGCAGATGGAGTGGGCGAAGGCGAGCCTGTCGGGCAGCGGGGCCAGCTGGAAGCTGCTCGGCAACCCGACGATGATCACGATGCTCGGTCCGAACGGTCCGCTCGGCGGCACGTCCTTCAACACGGACCAGTGGGACGGGTACACCGCGGAGCGCGACGAGCTGCTCGGCCACATCGGCGCCGGAGGCCTCCAGGACGTCGTCTTCCTGACGGGCGACATCCACATCTTCTTCGCCAACCACCTGCCGGTCGACAGCCGGCCCGGATCGGGCAGCCCGATCGTCGCCACCGAGTACGTCGGCGGGTCGGTGACGTCGGCGGGCGTGCCCGAGTGGCTCGAGTGGCTCGGCAACGGCGCGATCAAGACGATCAACCCGCAGTTCCAGTACGTCCAGGGCGCGCGGCACGGGTGGGCCGTCCTGCGCGCCGACGCGAACGAGCTGCGCGTGGACTACCGGGCGTCGGACATCACCCGCCAGGGCGCGCCGAGCGAGACGATCGCCTCGTTCGTGCAGGCCCGCGGCGCGAACCGGCTGGAGCAGACGGCCGGGACCCGCGGGGGCGACGCGAAGGTCACGCGCGCCGGCGAGGCGGGCGCACGGAGTCAGGTCGGGGACGCGCTGACCCGCCGCCGCGACGCCGAGGCGCGCATCGCCCTGTCCGGACGCGCCCAGCCCCGCCTCGTCGAGCAGGCTGCCCGCCGCCGCACCCACCACGACGACCGCAGCCCCAGCCGCCGGAGGGCCGCCTGA
- a CDS encoding DUF4031 domain-containing protein — protein MTVYVDDGFVRGDWGRWTGGGHLQADATEELHAFAARLGLRRAWFQHKPGRPWHDHYDLTREGRERAIALGAVPVSWRAAARRNMAARRAHRAADSEAADRSRPERR, from the coding sequence ATGACCGTCTACGTCGACGACGGCTTCGTCCGCGGCGACTGGGGCCGGTGGACGGGCGGGGGCCACCTGCAGGCGGACGCGACCGAGGAGCTGCACGCGTTCGCGGCGCGGCTGGGCCTGCGGCGGGCGTGGTTCCAGCACAAGCCGGGACGGCCGTGGCACGACCACTACGACCTGACGCGCGAGGGCCGCGAGCGGGCGATCGCCCTGGGGGCCGTGCCCGTCAGCTGGCGCGCGGCGGCGCGGCGGAACATGGCGGCGCGGCGGGCGCACCGTGCGGCAGACTCCGAGGCGGCCGACCGATCCCGCCCGGAGCGCAGATGA
- a CDS encoding DHA2 family efflux MFS transporter permease subunit codes for MASPPAAAAPPAASDAIDRETWIVAGVVMLGAIMSILDTTVINVAIDRLASDFSSSLTTIQWVVTGYTLALAAVIPVTGWASDRFGTKRIYLWSLALFVGGSVLSGLAWSAGSLIGFRVLQGIGGGMIMPAVMTIMTKKAGPHRMGRVMGALGVPMLIAPIAGPVLGGWLVDDVSWRWIFFINLPIGIIAFVLALRVLERDEPQPAHRMDWLGLLLLSPGLTLAIFGLAESASDGFGATKSWLPTAAGALLVATFLWHSWRSENPLIDIRLFTHSRAGAAAGTFMLFSIAFFGSLLLVPLYYQSVRGDTALQAGLLLVPQGLGSMLTMPIAGRLTDRFGPGRFAAVGIPLIVVGLSPFAFVDADTSYWLLGGFSFVLGLGMGMSMMPTMTAAMQAVPPQAIARTSTAMNIIRQSGASIGTAILSVILASNIKDQLGGAAGGGGGFDAVHGMSEAQRTAVAQPLADAFSSTFVWALILLALAFLPALAMALWRDKPAEQDAGEPGAGVPLVME; via the coding sequence ATGGCCTCTCCCCCTGCCGCCGCGGCGCCGCCCGCGGCCTCCGACGCGATCGACCGCGAGACGTGGATCGTCGCGGGCGTCGTGATGCTCGGCGCGATCATGTCGATCCTCGACACGACCGTCATCAACGTCGCGATCGACCGCCTCGCGTCGGACTTCTCCTCCTCCCTGACGACGATCCAGTGGGTCGTCACGGGCTACACCCTCGCCCTCGCCGCCGTCATCCCCGTGACGGGCTGGGCGTCGGACCGCTTCGGCACGAAGCGCATCTACCTGTGGTCGCTCGCCCTGTTCGTGGGCGGCTCCGTGCTGTCCGGCCTGGCGTGGAGCGCCGGGTCGCTCATCGGCTTCCGCGTGCTCCAGGGCATCGGCGGCGGCATGATCATGCCCGCGGTCATGACGATCATGACCAAGAAGGCCGGCCCGCACCGCATGGGCCGCGTGATGGGCGCGCTCGGCGTGCCGATGCTGATCGCCCCGATCGCCGGCCCCGTCCTGGGCGGCTGGCTCGTCGACGACGTCTCGTGGCGGTGGATCTTCTTCATCAACCTGCCGATCGGGATCATCGCCTTCGTCCTGGCCCTGCGCGTGCTCGAGCGCGACGAGCCGCAGCCCGCCCACCGCATGGACTGGCTGGGCCTGCTGCTGCTCTCCCCCGGCCTGACGCTGGCGATCTTCGGCCTGGCCGAGTCCGCCAGCGACGGCTTCGGCGCGACGAAGTCGTGGCTGCCCACCGCCGCCGGCGCGCTCCTCGTGGCGACCTTCCTGTGGCACTCCTGGCGCAGCGAGAACCCGCTGATCGACATCCGGCTGTTCACGCACAGCCGGGCGGGCGCGGCCGCGGGCACGTTCATGCTCTTCTCGATCGCGTTCTTCGGCTCGCTGCTGCTCGTGCCGCTCTACTACCAGTCCGTCCGCGGCGACACGGCGCTGCAGGCCGGCCTGCTGCTCGTCCCACAGGGCCTGGGGTCGATGCTGACCATGCCGATCGCCGGCCGCCTGACGGACCGCTTCGGCCCCGGCCGGTTCGCCGCCGTCGGCATCCCGCTGATCGTCGTCGGCCTGTCCCCCTTCGCCTTCGTCGACGCAGACACGTCGTACTGGCTCCTCGGCGGCTTCAGCTTCGTGCTGGGCCTGGGCATGGGCATGTCGATGATGCCGACGATGACCGCCGCGATGCAGGCCGTCCCGCCGCAGGCGATCGCCCGCACCAGCACGGCGATGAACATCATCCGCCAGTCCGGCGCGTCGATCGGCACCGCGATCCTCTCCGTGATCCTGGCGTCGAACATCAAGGACCAGCTCGGCGGCGCCGCCGGCGGTGGCGGCGGCTTCGACGCCGTGCACGGCATGAGCGAGGCGCAGCGCACCGCCGTCGCGCAGCCCCTGGCCGACGCGTTCTCGTCGACGTTCGTCTGGGCGCTGATCCTGCTGGCGCTCGCGTTCCTGCCGGCGCTCGCGATGGCGCTGTGGCGGGACAAGCCGGCCGAGCAGGACGCCGGCGAGCCCGGCGCCGGCGTGCCGCTGGTGATGGAGTAG